The genomic interval GGGCGCCAGCCTGCGGCAGGAGGGTTGGAGAGGAGAGCATCGCCTACCCGCGCAACTTGCTCCTGGTGGGTTTCCGGGGTGTATCCGGTCCAACGACCCAGGGCCTTGGCGACCTTGAAGCGGTTCGCATCGTCCAGTACGGCCGGCCACCCATCGGGAAGAGTCTGGGACAACATGCGCACGAGGACATCGCGAACAAAGCGCGTGACCTGCCTGCGCTGTTCCGCCTCATGGAGCAAGGCACTGAGAACCTGCACTCCTGCAACGTCCTCGCGCCCCAGCTCTTCGGCCAGCGCAACCAAAGAGGCCGTGGGACGCTCGTTCGCGAAGGCCGTGATGGACTCGTACCCATGCTCGCGCACCCGTTCGTACAGCCGGGCCTTGATGTTTCCTCGCCAGGCGTCTCCGTCGCTCATCGGTTTCTCCCGGTGACGAACTTCATCGGGACTCTGTACTCCTGCATGTTGTCCGCAACGATGTTCAGGATCTCGTTCCGATTCAACATCCGACCTGTCTTTGTCTCGGCCGCGCTCAACGTCCGCATGATCATCCTGTTCCACTCGCCGGGCCACGTGCGTCCCAGCTTCCAGTCGCCCCCTCCGTGA from Myxococcus guangdongensis carries:
- a CDS encoding NUDIX hydrolase → MSDGDAWRGNIKARLYERVREHGYESITAFANERPTASLVALAEELGREDVAGVQVLSALLHEAEQRRQVTRFVRDVLVRMLSQTLPDGWPAVLDDANRFKVAKALGRWTGYTPETHQEQVARVGDALLSNPPAAGWRPLGPDDALLRTLLPDDEA